A part of Thioalkalivibrio sp. ALJ12 genomic DNA contains:
- a CDS encoding UDP-2,3-diacylglucosamine diphosphatase, giving the protein MASSAPALVISDLHLDREPGPLLEATLAFLKGPARSASALYILGDLFEYWVGDDAGFPAAEQLAEALQTLEIPVAFIHGNRDFLVGPDYAARAGMQLAPEPLHAALPCGPAVLLHGDSLCTDDTEHMAFRQQVRGGEWQRAFLAHPLEERIRQAESMRATSRDNSRMKADAIMDVNANAVADTFRDADVPLMIHGHTHRPAIHDLAVDGQPRQRCVLPAWDEHPGYLEVAATGPVLRALDGSPYPAHLLHA; this is encoded by the coding sequence GTGGCTTCCAGCGCGCCGGCCCTGGTCATTTCCGACCTGCACCTGGATCGCGAGCCCGGCCCCCTGCTGGAGGCCACACTCGCCTTCCTGAAGGGACCGGCGCGCAGCGCCTCGGCGCTGTACATCCTCGGCGACCTGTTCGAATACTGGGTCGGCGATGACGCCGGATTCCCGGCCGCCGAACAGCTCGCCGAGGCCCTGCAGACACTCGAGATCCCGGTGGCCTTCATCCATGGCAACCGGGATTTTCTCGTGGGCCCGGACTATGCCGCCCGCGCCGGGATGCAGCTGGCGCCCGAGCCGCTGCACGCGGCCCTGCCCTGCGGGCCCGCCGTGCTGCTGCATGGCGATTCCCTGTGCACCGACGACACCGAACACATGGCCTTTCGCCAGCAGGTACGCGGCGGCGAATGGCAGCGGGCGTTCCTCGCCCATCCGCTGGAGGAACGCATCCGCCAGGCCGAGTCCATGCGCGCCACCAGCCGCGACAACAGCCGGATGAAGGCCGACGCCATCATGGACGTGAATGCGAACGCCGTGGCGGACACCTTCCGCGACGCCGATGTCCCGCTGATGATCCATGGCCATACCCACCGCCCCGCGATCCACGACCTGGCGGTCGACGGTCAGCCCCGCCAGCGCTGCGTCCTGCCGGCCTGGGACGAGCACCCGGGCTACCTGGAGGTCGCGGCGACCGGCCCCGTCCTGCGCGCGCTGGACGGCTCGCCCTACCCCGCGCACCTGCTGCACGCCTGA
- the gltX gene encoding glutamate--tRNA ligase yields MRAMTTPPTKTRFAPSPTGLLHLGNVRTALFSALFARSRGGHFLLRIEDTDAERSRPEFVVALMRDLRWLKLDWDEGVDAGGDAGPYAQSERGGIFDGYYQQLIDAGQAYPCFCSPAELERGRKRMRAQGKPPRYPGTCSHLSAEEAERRAAEGQKPTLRFRVPLGRTVRFEDGVRGPVSFRTDEIGDFVIRRSDGTPAFFFSNAIDDALMGVTDVVRGEDHIANTPRQMLLLEALGLAAPAYHHLPLVMGHDGAPLSKRNGSASVEELRTTGYLPLAILNHLARLGHRYESDELLSAQELAAGFSPERIGHSAARHDAQQLEHWQTEALRQLSDADLLAYLDDFDVFGQLSEDQRPALAGLLRDNITRAEDARIWVEAFAADPAPLSEAAAAELQQAGADFYRAALDALEEAEDFPALAKAVGAATGAKGRKLFMPLRAALSGQTHGPELPRIFEYLGRERVRARLQAALEQAG; encoded by the coding sequence ATGCGCGCGATGACGACACCGCCGACCAAGACCCGTTTCGCGCCCAGTCCCACCGGGCTTCTCCACCTCGGCAACGTGCGCACCGCGTTGTTCAGCGCGCTGTTCGCCCGCTCGCGCGGCGGGCATTTTCTGCTGCGGATCGAGGACACCGACGCCGAGCGCTCGCGCCCGGAGTTCGTGGTCGCGCTGATGCGCGACCTGCGCTGGCTGAAGCTGGACTGGGACGAGGGCGTTGACGCCGGTGGCGATGCCGGACCGTATGCCCAGTCCGAGCGCGGCGGGATCTTCGATGGCTATTACCAGCAGTTGATTGATGCCGGTCAGGCCTACCCCTGCTTCTGCTCGCCCGCCGAGCTGGAGCGGGGACGCAAGCGCATGCGCGCCCAGGGCAAGCCGCCGCGCTATCCGGGGACCTGCTCCCACCTGAGCGCGGAGGAGGCCGAGCGGCGCGCGGCCGAGGGGCAGAAGCCGACCCTGCGCTTTCGTGTGCCGCTGGGTCGGACGGTCCGTTTCGAGGACGGGGTACGCGGGCCGGTGAGCTTTCGGACCGACGAGATCGGCGATTTCGTGATCCGCCGCTCCGACGGCACGCCCGCCTTCTTCTTCTCCAATGCGATCGACGACGCCCTGATGGGCGTGACCGATGTGGTGCGCGGCGAGGACCATATCGCCAACACCCCACGCCAGATGCTGTTGCTGGAGGCGCTGGGGCTGGCGGCGCCGGCCTACCATCACCTGCCGCTGGTGATGGGGCACGACGGTGCGCCGTTGTCCAAGCGCAATGGGTCGGCCAGTGTCGAGGAGTTGCGCACTACGGGTTACCTGCCGCTCGCGATCCTTAATCACCTGGCACGCCTCGGGCATCGCTACGAGTCGGACGAGTTACTGAGTGCGCAGGAACTCGCGGCCGGGTTCAGCCCGGAGCGCATTGGTCACAGCGCTGCGCGCCACGATGCGCAGCAGTTGGAACACTGGCAGACCGAGGCCCTGCGCCAGCTGTCCGATGCCGATCTTCTGGCCTATCTCGATGACTTCGATGTGTTCGGGCAGCTGTCAGAGGACCAGCGCCCGGCACTGGCGGGGCTGTTGCGTGACAACATCACCCGCGCCGAGGACGCCCGTATCTGGGTGGAGGCCTTCGCCGCCGATCCGGCCCCACTGAGCGAGGCGGCCGCCGCCGAGCTGCAGCAGGCGGGCGCGGATTTCTACCGCGCCGCCCTGGACGCCCTGGAAGAGGCCGAGGATTTCCCGGCCCTGGCAAAGGCTGTCGGCGCGGCGACGGGTGCGAAGGGGCGCAAGCTGTTCATGCCGCTGCGTGCGGCGCTGTCCGGCCAGACGCATGGGCCCGAGCTGCCGCGCATCTTCGAGTATCTAGGGCGTGAACGGGTGCGTGCGCGCCTGCAGGCCGCGCTTGAGCAGGCGGGCTGA
- the guaB gene encoding IMP dehydrogenase — protein sequence MRILGEALTFDDVLLIPGHSNVVPRDVDLTTNITREIQLSAPVVSAAMDTVTEARLAIAMAQEGGLGIVHKNMSVEAQAAEVQQVKKHESGVISEPITIGPTATIGEVVELTQANHISGVPVVNGNDLVGIVTSRDLRFETRMEAPVTEIMTPRERLVTVPEGADRGHVLELLHKHRIEKVLVVNDDFQLRGMITVKDIQKSTEHPHACKDDRGRLRVGAAVGVGAGTDERVAALVEAGVDVLVVDTAHGHSQGVLDRVAWVKKHYPDVQVIGGNIATAAAAKDLVAAGADGVKVGIGPGSICTTRIVAGVGVPQITAISDVAEALKGTGVPMIADGGVRFSGDLAKAIAAGANCVMLGSMFAGTEEAPGEVELYQGRSYKIYRGMGSLAAMQQGSSDRYFQDPNSSADKFVPEGIEGRVPYKGSIVAIIYQLMGGLRSSMGYVGAHDIEEMRSKPHFVRVTAAGMRESHVHDVAITKEAPNYRMD from the coding sequence ATGCGGATACTCGGTGAAGCCCTGACCTTCGATGACGTGCTGCTGATCCCGGGGCATTCGAATGTCGTCCCCCGCGATGTTGATCTGACCACGAACATCACCCGCGAAATCCAGCTGAGCGCGCCGGTCGTCTCCGCCGCGATGGATACGGTGACCGAGGCGCGTCTGGCGATTGCCATGGCGCAGGAAGGCGGGCTCGGGATCGTGCACAAGAACATGTCGGTCGAGGCCCAGGCCGCCGAGGTTCAGCAGGTCAAGAAGCACGAAAGCGGGGTAATCAGCGAGCCGATCACCATCGGCCCGACCGCGACGATCGGCGAGGTCGTGGAGCTGACCCAGGCCAATCACATCTCCGGCGTGCCGGTGGTGAACGGCAATGACCTGGTTGGCATCGTGACCTCCCGCGACCTGCGCTTCGAGACTCGCATGGAGGCCCCGGTCACCGAGATCATGACCCCCCGCGAGCGGCTGGTCACCGTGCCCGAGGGCGCGGACCGCGGTCACGTGCTGGAGCTGCTGCACAAGCACCGCATCGAGAAGGTGCTGGTGGTCAACGACGACTTCCAGCTGCGCGGGATGATCACCGTCAAGGATATTCAGAAGTCCACCGAACACCCGCACGCCTGCAAGGACGATCGCGGTCGCCTGCGCGTGGGCGCGGCGGTCGGCGTGGGTGCCGGTACCGACGAGCGCGTGGCCGCGCTGGTCGAGGCCGGGGTGGACGTACTGGTGGTGGATACCGCGCATGGTCACTCGCAGGGCGTGCTGGATCGCGTGGCCTGGGTGAAAAAGCACTATCCGGACGTGCAGGTGATCGGCGGCAACATCGCCACCGCCGCCGCCGCGAAGGATCTGGTCGCGGCCGGGGCCGATGGCGTTAAGGTCGGGATCGGCCCGGGCTCGATCTGCACTACCCGTATCGTGGCCGGCGTGGGCGTGCCGCAGATCACCGCGATCTCGGATGTGGCCGAGGCGCTGAAGGGTACCGGTGTGCCGATGATCGCCGATGGCGGCGTGCGCTTCTCTGGCGACCTGGCCAAGGCCATCGCCGCCGGCGCCAACTGCGTGATGCTGGGTTCGATGTTCGCCGGGACCGAGGAGGCCCCGGGCGAGGTCGAGCTCTATCAGGGCCGCTCCTACAAGATCTACCGCGGTATGGGTTCGCTGGCTGCGATGCAGCAGGGCTCCTCGGACCGCTATTTCCAGGACCCGAACAGCTCGGCCGACAAGTTCGTGCCCGAGGGCATCGAGGGCCGGGTGCCGTACAAGGGCTCGATTGTCGCGATCATCTACCAGTTGATGGGCGGGCTGCGCTCGTCCATGGGCTATGTCGGCGCGCACGACATCGAGGAGATGCGCAGCAAGCCGCACTTCGTGCGCGTGACCGCCGCGGGCATGCGCGAGAGCCATGTGCACGACGTGGCGATCACCAAGGAAGCCCCGAACTACCGAATGGACTGA
- a CDS encoding heavy metal translocating P-type ATPase — protein MTTETKPADAREAVVIVPGMGSDHCAGIVRAALEKTPGVASVGTNIARHRVTVGYDPEQVDPQGLRAAVEGAGYDVAQVEGAAGGAGAVRLVVPGMGSDHCAGIVRGAIEKLDGIQAVRTNIGDHRVTVEPGPGGPDAKALRAAVEGAGYDVAAVETEEAGSEADDAEIDAAYLKQAWRRLWIAMIPTIAIMVLMMPHMFWQEIPGYLLIIAVLAFPVVFMAGGAATHRSSWRALKSGSLNMDVLISMGSLPPYLLGLIGFFYPMTSFIEMAATIMAFHMLGRYLEYRAKGEASSAIRKLLDLGAKTARVERDGEEVEVPVKSLQVGELMIVRPGEKIPTDGEVVAGESTVDESIATGESVPVDKGEGDSVLGATLNQQGRLKVRATRVGADTFLSQVIRLVNEAQGSRVPVQELADRITARFVPAVLVIALAAFAAWLAFSGALQPILIWGEGFLPWVDSERPPIVLALLAAIAVLVIACPCALGLATPTALMVGSGMGAERGVLIRSGSAIQTLKDIRVIVLDKTGTITRGQPALTDVIAAEGFDDARVLGAAAAVEAGSAHPLAEAVVQGARDRELAIAEVEQFQSHTARGVEAHLYGERVLVGSQRLLEEQGLDPSGLLESLRRLEDAGKTAMLVAIGERPAGIVAVADTLKEASQSAIEQLHSLGIRCVMVTGDNERTAKAVAAQVGIDEVRAGVLPEGKVEAVRELQAQYGDHVAMVGDGINDAPALQQANVGIAIGAGADVAIEAADVTLVRGELTKVVEAVQLSRLTFRKIVQNLFWAWGYNSAAIPIAAAGLLHPMIGVIAMTASSLSVIGNSILLRRSMPTDER, from the coding sequence ATGACGACGGAAACGAAGCCAGCGGACGCCCGCGAGGCGGTGGTGATCGTCCCCGGCATGGGGTCGGACCACTGCGCGGGGATTGTCCGCGCGGCGCTGGAGAAGACCCCGGGTGTAGCCTCGGTGGGGACCAATATCGCCCGCCACCGGGTGACCGTGGGATACGACCCCGAGCAGGTGGACCCGCAGGGGTTGCGGGCCGCCGTGGAGGGGGCCGGCTACGACGTTGCCCAGGTCGAGGGCGCGGCGGGCGGTGCCGGTGCGGTGCGCCTGGTGGTGCCCGGCATGGGGTCGGATCACTGCGCGGGGATCGTGCGCGGTGCGATCGAGAAGCTGGACGGCATCCAGGCGGTGCGCACCAACATCGGCGATCACCGTGTGACCGTAGAGCCCGGTCCCGGCGGCCCCGATGCCAAGGCCCTGCGCGCCGCGGTCGAGGGGGCCGGCTATGACGTGGCGGCGGTGGAGACCGAGGAGGCCGGCAGCGAGGCGGACGACGCCGAGATTGACGCCGCCTATCTGAAGCAGGCCTGGCGCCGGCTGTGGATCGCGATGATCCCGACCATCGCGATCATGGTGCTGATGATGCCGCACATGTTCTGGCAGGAGATCCCCGGCTATCTGCTGATCATTGCCGTGTTGGCCTTCCCGGTGGTGTTCATGGCGGGCGGTGCGGCCACCCACCGTTCGTCCTGGCGCGCGCTGAAAAGCGGCAGCCTGAACATGGACGTGCTGATCTCCATGGGCTCGCTGCCACCCTACCTGCTGGGGCTGATCGGCTTCTTCTATCCGATGACCTCGTTCATCGAGATGGCCGCGACCATCATGGCCTTCCACATGCTCGGGCGGTATCTGGAGTACCGCGCCAAGGGCGAGGCCTCCTCCGCGATCCGCAAGCTGCTGGATCTGGGCGCGAAGACCGCCCGGGTCGAACGCGATGGCGAAGAGGTCGAGGTGCCGGTGAAATCGCTGCAGGTGGGCGAGCTGATGATCGTGCGCCCGGGCGAGAAGATCCCCACCGATGGCGAAGTGGTCGCCGGCGAGAGCACGGTGGACGAATCCATCGCCACCGGTGAGTCGGTGCCGGTGGACAAGGGCGAGGGCGATAGCGTGCTCGGCGCGACCCTGAACCAGCAGGGGCGGCTGAAGGTGCGTGCGACCCGCGTGGGGGCCGACACCTTCCTGTCGCAGGTGATCCGTCTGGTGAACGAGGCCCAGGGTTCGCGGGTGCCGGTGCAGGAGCTGGCGGACCGCATCACCGCGCGCTTCGTGCCGGCGGTGCTGGTCATTGCGCTGGCCGCGTTTGCGGCCTGGTTGGCGTTCTCCGGGGCGCTGCAGCCGATCCTGATCTGGGGCGAGGGCTTCCTGCCCTGGGTGGACTCGGAACGGCCGCCGATCGTGCTGGCGCTGCTCGCGGCGATCGCCGTGCTGGTCATTGCCTGCCCCTGTGCGCTGGGACTGGCCACGCCCACCGCGCTGATGGTGGGCTCCGGTATGGGCGCCGAGCGCGGAGTGCTGATCCGCTCGGGCTCCGCGATCCAGACGCTGAAGGACATCCGCGTGATCGTGCTCGACAAGACCGGGACCATCACCCGCGGGCAGCCGGCACTGACCGACGTGATCGCGGCCGAGGGCTTCGATGACGCTCGCGTGCTCGGTGCGGCCGCGGCCGTGGAGGCCGGCTCCGCGCACCCGCTGGCCGAGGCCGTCGTGCAGGGTGCGCGCGACCGGGAGCTGGCGATCGCCGAGGTCGAACAGTTCCAGTCGCACACCGCGCGCGGGGTGGAGGCTCACCTTTACGGGGAACGCGTCCTGGTCGGCAGCCAGCGGCTGCTGGAGGAGCAGGGCCTGGATCCGTCCGGCCTGCTGGAATCGCTGCGGCGGCTCGAGGATGCCGGCAAGACCGCGATGCTGGTGGCCATTGGCGAGCGACCGGCCGGCATTGTCGCGGTCGCCGACACCCTCAAGGAGGCGTCGCAGAGCGCCATTGAGCAGCTGCATAGCCTCGGCATACGCTGCGTGATGGTCACCGGCGACAACGAGCGCACCGCGAAGGCCGTGGCCGCGCAGGTGGGGATCGACGAGGTTCGTGCCGGCGTGCTGCCGGAGGGCAAGGTCGAAGCGGTCCGCGAACTGCAGGCGCAGTACGGCGACCACGTGGCCATGGTGGGGGACGGCATCAACGACGCCCCGGCCCTGCAGCAGGCCAACGTCGGCATCGCGATCGGGGCCGGCGCGGATGTGGCCATCGAGGCCGCTGACGTGACTTTGGTGCGTGGCGAGTTGACCAAGGTGGTCGAGGCCGTGCAGCTCTCGCGCCTGACCTTCCGCAAGATCGTGCAGAACCTGTTCTGGGCCTGGGGCTACAACTCCGCCGCAATCCCGATCGCCGCGGCCGGCCTGCTGCACCCCATGATCGGCGTGATCGCGATGACCGCCAGCTCGCTCTCGGTGATCGGCAACTCCATCCTGCTGCGCCGCAGCATGCCGACCGACGAGCGCTGA
- the xseA gene encoding exodeoxyribonuclease VII large subunit, with the protein MSDAPVLTVTELNQCADGLLRDGLGRVRVEGEVSNLRQYASGHQYFSLKDANSSVSCVLFRGNARNAARFADGDAVQIQGRAGIYAARGQFQIIVEQLQPAGEGQLLAAFQRLKEKLAAEGLFDLERKKPLPTWTHRLGVITSTQGDVRHDIERTLARRFPLLLPFTLYPTAVQGAQAASQIVAALEQAAREGIVDVMILARGGGSLEDLQAFNEESVARAIAASPIPVVTGVGHETDTTIADFVADLRASTPTAAAEAVSPDGATLRHRIERARDRMTTLAGQRVAQHRQTLNALWTRLERRHPRQLMERNAQRLDDQHERLQRAWQRRHEQAGQRLQHLRLRLAGASPGNRIASARMRLDHLHQRLARAAPAHDIRSHRERLARLHRDLEYQMRQALTIRQQRLQATRRQLSALGPQAVLERGYAILQTKEGQVLRDAARTEIGAPLQARLARGALELKVTATKSPEGD; encoded by the coding sequence ATGAGCGACGCCCCCGTACTGACCGTCACCGAACTCAACCAGTGTGCCGACGGCCTGTTGCGCGACGGCCTGGGCCGGGTACGCGTGGAGGGAGAGGTCTCCAACCTGCGCCAGTACGCCTCCGGCCACCAGTACTTCTCGCTCAAAGACGCAAATAGCTCGGTAAGCTGCGTGCTCTTTCGCGGCAATGCCCGCAACGCCGCGCGCTTCGCCGATGGCGACGCGGTGCAGATCCAGGGCCGCGCCGGGATCTACGCCGCACGCGGCCAGTTCCAGATCATCGTCGAGCAGCTGCAGCCGGCCGGCGAGGGCCAGCTCCTGGCGGCCTTCCAGCGCCTGAAGGAAAAGCTCGCCGCCGAGGGCCTGTTCGACCTCGAGCGGAAGAAGCCCCTCCCCACCTGGACCCATCGCCTCGGCGTGATCACCTCCACCCAGGGCGATGTGCGGCACGATATCGAACGCACCCTGGCGCGGCGTTTCCCTCTGCTGTTGCCCTTTACCCTCTACCCCACCGCGGTACAGGGCGCGCAGGCCGCCAGCCAGATCGTCGCGGCCCTGGAGCAGGCCGCCCGCGAGGGCATCGTGGACGTGATGATCCTGGCGCGCGGCGGCGGTTCGCTGGAGGATCTGCAGGCGTTCAACGAGGAAAGCGTGGCCCGCGCCATCGCCGCGTCGCCAATCCCGGTCGTGACGGGTGTCGGGCACGAGACCGATACCACCATTGCGGACTTCGTCGCCGACCTGCGCGCCTCCACCCCGACCGCGGCGGCCGAGGCAGTCAGCCCGGATGGCGCCACCCTGCGCCACCGGATCGAACGGGCGCGCGACCGGATGACTACACTTGCAGGCCAGCGCGTTGCCCAGCACCGGCAGACGCTGAACGCCCTGTGGACCCGACTCGAACGGCGCCACCCGCGCCAGCTGATGGAACGCAACGCGCAGCGCCTGGACGACCAGCACGAGCGCCTGCAACGCGCCTGGCAGCGCCGGCACGAGCAGGCCGGCCAGCGCCTGCAGCATCTACGCCTGCGCCTGGCCGGGGCCTCCCCCGGCAACCGCATCGCCTCCGCGCGGATGCGCCTCGACCATCTGCACCAGCGTCTCGCGCGCGCCGCCCCGGCACACGACATCCGCTCACACCGCGAGCGCCTGGCACGCCTGCACCGGGATCTCGAATACCAGATGCGTCAGGCCCTGACGATCCGCCAGCAGCGGCTGCAGGCCACCCGGCGCCAGCTGAGCGCCCTCGGCCCCCAGGCGGTCCTGGAACGCGGCTATGCGATCCTGCAAACGAAAGAAGGACAGGTCCTGCGCGACGCCGCAAGAACCGAGATCGGCGCGCCGCTGCAGGCCCGCCTGGCGCGCGGCGCACTCGAGCTGAAGGTGACGGCGACGAAATCGCCCGAGGGAGACTGA
- a CDS encoding peptidylprolyl isomerase: MADTNPQVAIETNHGRIVLELNAEAAPETVANFMSYVDDGFYDGTIFHRVIPGFMVQGGGFDKNMSQKSAGEPIRNEADNGLKNEVGAISMARTQDPHSATAQFFINVNDNDFLNHTAPNAQGWGYAVFGKVTEGMDVVRQIESVPTGRSGMHQDVPQEPVVMESVKRVED, from the coding sequence ATGGCCGATACCAATCCGCAGGTCGCGATCGAAACCAACCATGGCCGCATCGTGCTGGAACTCAATGCCGAGGCCGCCCCGGAGACGGTCGCCAACTTCATGTCCTACGTGGATGACGGCTTCTACGACGGCACGATCTTTCACCGCGTGATCCCGGGCTTCATGGTCCAGGGCGGCGGCTTCGACAAGAACATGAGCCAGAAGTCCGCTGGCGAGCCCATCCGCAACGAGGCGGACAACGGCCTGAAGAACGAGGTGGGTGCGATCTCCATGGCCCGCACCCAGGATCCGCACTCGGCCACCGCGCAGTTCTTCATCAACGTGAACGACAACGACTTCCTCAACCACACGGCCCCGAATGCGCAGGGCTGGGGTTATGCGGTCTTCGGCAAGGTGACCGAGGGCATGGACGTCGTGCGCCAGATCGAGTCCGTACCCACCGGCCGTTCCGGCATGCACCAGGATGTGCCGCAGGAGCCGGTCGTGATGGAAAGCGTGAAGCGCGTCGAGGACTGA
- a CDS encoding DUF4197 domain-containing protein, with protein sequence MPCLSRRRLLALMLAPGLLTVAAAPTASASWWPFNPDVLRALTRRPDASDLTTAEIIEAVHEALIIASHSATETLSQRNGFFGNPDVRVPLPEVLATARRSLDRIGMATPLNQLEERMNRAAEAAIREAREPLVRAVFALDLDNAREILVGDDDAATRHLEHHARAEITETMRPAIQQSLEQVEALDTYGELKERMRDIPFLARVRFDPVEHVLEHAMEGLFFMLAEEEARLRANPQGRGTDVLHRVFRRQ encoded by the coding sequence ATGCCCTGCCTGAGCCGCCGCCGACTGCTTGCCCTGATGCTCGCACCCGGGCTGCTGACGGTTGCCGCGGCACCGACGGCCAGCGCCAGCTGGTGGCCCTTCAACCCCGACGTGCTGCGCGCGCTGACCCGCCGCCCGGACGCCTCCGACCTCACGACGGCCGAGATCATCGAGGCAGTACACGAGGCCCTGATCATCGCCTCCCATTCGGCCACCGAGACCCTGTCCCAGCGCAACGGCTTCTTCGGCAACCCGGACGTGCGCGTCCCGCTGCCGGAGGTACTCGCGACCGCCCGTCGGTCGCTGGATCGCATCGGCATGGCCACGCCGCTGAACCAGCTTGAGGAGCGGATGAACCGGGCCGCCGAGGCCGCTATACGCGAAGCCCGCGAGCCACTGGTACGGGCCGTCTTCGCGCTCGACCTGGACAACGCCCGCGAAATCCTGGTCGGCGACGACGACGCCGCCACCCGGCATCTCGAACACCACGCACGCGCCGAAATCACCGAGACGATGCGCCCGGCCATCCAGCAGAGCCTGGAGCAGGTGGAGGCCCTGGACACCTACGGTGAGCTGAAGGAGCGCATGCGCGACATCCCCTTCCTCGCGCGCGTGCGCTTCGACCCGGTCGAGCACGTCCTGGAGCATGCGATGGAAGGCCTGTTCTTCATGCTGGCGGAGGAAGAGGCCCGCCTGCGCGCCAACCCGCAGGGACGCGGCACCGATGTCCTGCACCGCGTGTTCCGGCGACAATAG
- a CDS encoding ferritin-like domain-containing protein has translation MSQPITHPASPDLYQAAEMALRECDPETKCERVLALMQAWWSDELEAVASSGPERLEVPGRPERPVLVHPKDLPRRGLHTTAGRVALVHAVAHIEFNAINLALDAVYRFRDMPAPFVSDWLQVAAEEARHFRLLRARLHELGADYGDLPAHNGLWEAALATDQDVMIRMALVPRVLEARGLDVTPGMIERLMAAGDHATVALLEIIQREEVAHVAIGSRWFRELAHVRGLDPEPLFLELLAEYMPGRVRPPFAHEARRAAGFTDSEMAQLEAQATAETSP, from the coding sequence ATGAGTCAGCCGATCACCCATCCCGCGAGCCCGGATCTCTACCAAGCGGCCGAAATGGCGCTGCGCGAGTGCGATCCCGAGACCAAGTGCGAGCGCGTGCTGGCGCTGATGCAGGCCTGGTGGTCCGATGAGCTGGAGGCGGTCGCCAGCTCCGGGCCGGAACGGTTGGAGGTGCCCGGGCGTCCGGAACGGCCGGTGCTGGTGCACCCGAAGGACCTGCCGCGACGCGGGTTGCACACGACGGCCGGGCGGGTGGCGCTGGTGCATGCGGTCGCGCATATCGAGTTCAACGCGATCAACCTGGCGCTGGATGCCGTGTATCGCTTTCGCGACATGCCGGCGCCGTTCGTCAGCGACTGGCTGCAGGTGGCGGCCGAGGAGGCGCGCCATTTCCGGCTGTTGCGTGCGCGGCTCCACGAGCTGGGGGCGGACTACGGCGACCTGCCGGCCCACAACGGGCTGTGGGAGGCGGCACTCGCGACCGACCAGGATGTGATGATCCGCATGGCCCTGGTGCCGCGCGTGCTGGAGGCGCGCGGGCTGGACGTCACCCCCGGCATGATCGAGCGCCTGATGGCCGCGGGCGATCACGCAACCGTGGCGCTTCTCGAGATCATCCAGCGCGAGGAGGTCGCCCACGTGGCGATCGGCTCGCGCTGGTTTCGCGAGCTGGCGCACGTACGCGGGCTTGATCCCGAGCCGCTGTTCCTCGAGCTGTTGGCCGAGTACATGCCGGGCCGCGTACGCCCGCCCTTTGCCCACGAGGCCCGCCGCGCCGCCGGCTTCACCGACTCCGAGATGGCGCAACTGGAGGCCCAGGCCACCGCCGAAACGTCGCCATAG